From a single Anaerolineales bacterium genomic region:
- a CDS encoding response regulator, producing the protein MDRNILVVDDHRDILRLLHSTLDTLKNEKLTIFEAPSGEEALLESIRHRIDLLVTDYKLPGMSGVELMHKVRARHPEVKVIFITGMTDKKMRDEMLNAGALAIFDKPISMADFLDAVERGLGLVQTIFPTEKTGGMVEERHTRLSDLLANFRQDIQADAVFLINERGLVQARTGAFRDSSMEVSLISTLMAIHSASLKVARHNHQETLDSYHVFSGGDHDLLFIPVTPLYALLVAGNGLATEARILESVAGLLALRDQIEKALKSMGVTGELNAAIAQSKPAPKRQTDKLASATPAPEMEALLNQAATQKTKVNNADDFWNEAAQKHANKSSNPEVISFEEARKLGILPDGN; encoded by the coding sequence ATGGATCGCAATATTCTGGTTGTTGATGATCACCGCGATATTTTACGTCTCCTGCACTCCACCCTGGACACGCTCAAGAACGAGAAGTTGACGATCTTCGAGGCTCCTTCGGGGGAGGAGGCATTACTGGAGTCCATCCGCCATCGGATCGACCTGCTTGTGACAGACTACAAACTCCCCGGCATGAGCGGCGTGGAACTGATGCACAAGGTCCGCGCGCGCCACCCGGAAGTGAAGGTCATCTTCATCACCGGCATGACCGACAAAAAAATGCGCGACGAAATGCTGAATGCCGGCGCGCTCGCCATTTTCGATAAACCCATCTCCATGGCAGATTTTCTGGACGCCGTGGAGCGCGGATTGGGACTCGTGCAAACCATCTTCCCCACGGAAAAAACGGGCGGCATGGTGGAGGAACGCCACACCCGCCTCTCCGACCTGCTCGCCAACTTCCGGCAGGATATCCAAGCCGATGCGGTTTTTCTCATCAATGAGCGCGGACTGGTACAGGCGCGTACGGGAGCCTTCCGCGATTCAAGCATGGAGGTTTCGCTCATCTCGACCTTGATGGCGATCCACAGCGCAAGTCTCAAAGTGGCGCGTCATAACCATCAGGAGACGCTGGATTCCTACCATGTGTTCAGCGGCGGGGATCATGATCTTCTGTTCATTCCGGTTACTCCGTTGTATGCCTTACTTGTGGCTGGGAATGGGCTTGCCACGGAAGCGCGGATACTCGAGTCTGTTGCCGGGCTGCTTGCCCTGCGGGATCAGATAGAAAAGGCGCTCAAATCCATGGGTGTGACCGGGGAACTGAATGCCGCCATTGCCCAGTCGAAGCCTGCTCCCAAAAGACAGACCGATAAACTTGCCAGCGCCACTCCCGCACCTGAGATGGAAGCGCTGCTGAACCAGGCTGCCACTCAAAAGACAAAGGTCAACAACGCGGATGATTTTTGGAATGAGGCGGCGCAGAAACATGCCAACAAATCCAGCAATCCGGAAGTCATTTCGTTCGAAGAAGCACGGAAACTTGGCATCCTTCCCGACGGAAACTGA
- a CDS encoding ABC transporter permease, with protein sequence MLFFTVTIGVYLTVLIANMGGYVDTIRRAQIREGVSLQLMGDQTIRQLGLEERTAIMNEMIAVEEERLGLNQPFAIRSLRFLVKALVLDLGFAEQMTSDTGSKQVRLIILERLPATLLLFATSNLFLFFFCIFIALYLSRRYGGFLDRVIVAFAPTSAAPGWFYGIFLILLFAAVWQVLPFGGMVAAPPPEGWFDYSLSVLRHLTLPVMALIISQVFLTAYNWRTFFLIYSSEDYVEMAKAKGLTSRDIERRYVLRPTLPTIITNFALLLIGLWTGAPIFETVFNWPGLGRATFTAIGFFDTPVIVGTTVIFAYLLAITVFLLDIIYALVDPRVRIDEGGRRA encoded by the coding sequence ATGTTGTTTTTTACCGTCACCATTGGGGTGTATCTGACGGTGTTGATTGCGAATATGGGTGGCTATGTGGATACCATTCGCCGTGCCCAGATCCGCGAAGGGGTGTCGTTGCAGCTCATGGGAGACCAGACGATCCGCCAACTTGGATTGGAAGAACGGACTGCGATCATGAACGAAATGATCGCAGTTGAAGAGGAGCGGCTCGGTCTGAATCAACCTTTCGCAATCCGAAGCCTGCGGTTCCTGGTGAAAGCCTTGGTGCTCGATCTCGGTTTTGCCGAACAGATGACCAGTGATACGGGATCCAAGCAGGTGCGCTTGATCATCCTGGAGCGTCTCCCGGCTACATTGTTATTATTTGCGACATCGAACCTTTTCCTCTTCTTTTTCTGCATCTTTATTGCATTGTACTTATCCAGGCGATACGGCGGATTCCTGGACAGGGTTATCGTGGCATTTGCGCCCACCTCCGCCGCCCCTGGCTGGTTCTATGGGATCTTCCTGATCCTGCTGTTTGCCGCAGTCTGGCAGGTGCTGCCCTTTGGAGGCATGGTTGCCGCTCCGCCGCCCGAAGGGTGGTTTGATTATTCCCTCAGTGTGCTTCGTCACCTGACCCTGCCGGTGATGGCGTTAATTATCAGCCAGGTCTTCCTGACAGCATATAACTGGCGCACATTCTTCCTGATCTACTCCAGTGAAGATTATGTGGAAATGGCAAAAGCCAAGGGCTTGACATCCCGCGACATCGAACGCCGCTATGTGCTGCGCCCGACCCTTCCCACCATTATTACGAACTTTGCCCTGTTGCTGATCGGTTTGTGGACCGGCGCCCCTATTTTCGAGACGGTCTTTAACTGGCCCGGGCTTGGCCGCGCAACCTTTACCGCCATCGGCTTTTTCGATACACCGGTGATCGTAGGTACAACGGTCATTTTTGCCTATTTGCTCGCGATTACTGTTTTCCTTTTGGATATTATCTATGCTTTGGTCGATCCTCGCGTCAGAATCGACGAAGGAGGCAGAAGAGCATGA
- a CDS encoding ABC transporter ATP-binding protein: MTQQPLLEVKNLKTHFFTEDGVVHAVDGVDFRVYPGEVLGIVGESGCGKSVTSLSIMRLISQPGRIVDGQILFDGKDLVKVAEEEMMQVRGNRISMIFQQPQSSLNPVFRAGDQISEVLNIHQDFGREAGRNRAVELLKLVGIPEPDQRADAFPHELSGGMAQRVMIAMALACVPDLLIADEPTTALDVTIQAQILDLMRDMKKQLGSAMILITHDLGVIAEMADRVAVMYAGEIVEQSPVTSLFDRPLHPYTQGLIGSIPVLGELRERLEVIPGSVPNLIDPPSGCRFAPRCKARIEHNLSICVDKSPDLAEIAEGHHVRCWLYQDAGGHTAPLKSGKNLK; this comes from the coding sequence ATGACCCAACAACCCTTGCTCGAGGTAAAGAATCTCAAGACACACTTTTTCACTGAGGACGGCGTTGTCCATGCGGTGGATGGCGTGGATTTTCGCGTCTATCCCGGCGAAGTGCTTGGCATTGTGGGCGAATCCGGTTGTGGAAAAAGTGTCACGTCTCTTTCCATCATGCGGTTGATCAGCCAGCCCGGCAGGATCGTGGATGGACAGATCCTTTTCGATGGCAAGGACCTTGTCAAAGTGGCGGAAGAAGAAATGATGCAGGTGCGCGGAAACCGCATCTCCATGATCTTCCAGCAGCCGCAATCGTCGCTCAACCCCGTTTTCCGCGCAGGCGATCAGATCTCGGAAGTCCTGAACATTCATCAGGATTTTGGCAGGGAAGCGGGCAGAAACCGTGCAGTTGAATTACTGAAACTGGTCGGCATCCCAGAGCCGGATCAACGGGCAGATGCGTTTCCCCATGAACTTTCTGGAGGCATGGCTCAGCGCGTGATGATCGCGATGGCGCTTGCCTGCGTCCCCGACCTGCTGATCGCAGACGAACCGACCACCGCACTCGACGTGACCATTCAGGCGCAGATCCTCGACTTGATGCGCGACATGAAAAAACAACTTGGTTCCGCCATGATCCTCATCACCCACGACCTCGGTGTGATCGCTGAGATGGCAGACCGCGTGGCGGTCATGTACGCGGGCGAGATCGTCGAACAATCTCCTGTCACATCACTGTTTGACAGGCCGCTTCATCCCTACACTCAGGGCTTGATCGGCTCCATCCCGGTCTTGGGTGAACTCCGCGAGCGGCTGGAGGTAATTCCCGGCTCCGTCCCGAATTTGATCGATCCTCCCTCCGGCTGTCGGTTTGCCCCGCGCTGCAAGGCACGCATTGAACACAACCTTTCGATCTGTGTTGATAAAAGTCCCGACCTGGCTGAAATTGCGGAAGGACATCATGTCCGCTGCTGGCTGTATCAGGATGCAGGCGGGCATACTGCCCCATTGAAATCTGGAAAAAATCTTAAATAA
- a CDS encoding ABC transporter permease: MNMISRSLREITRYPSAVAGLLIIAILVGISIYAPISMPYSEAIRLWRGGVGVWEDNPRLAPPVWTNLFRSVDLPATIVLNSRDADDERSNKTVETISSGKSISIDFTFDYSYDGFPQEIVLLFTSKYAEKSPFVGLTWVKPDGTEVNLGNFSLKPSQGYYASQDDRLKRRLGGLNPQEGLFMDLTVETPVPIAAPGTYHLRVDGVAFEEDSDFDVKVVMYGKVHGIAGTDHLRRDLTVALLWGTPIALAFGLLAALGTSLTTMIIAGIGTWYGGWVDTLIQRITNVNLVLPFLSILIMVGTFYSRSIWLMLGVTILLSIFGGAILTYRAIFLQTRESPYIEAAQSYGASDWRIIIRYLVPRIVPLLLPQLVVLIPTFVFLEASLAVLGLGDPVLPTWGKIINDAQSNGALYQGHYYWVIQPAVLLMITGLAFSMLGFALDRVFNPRLRGQ; the protein is encoded by the coding sequence ATGAATATGATTTCCAGATCATTACGGGAGATCACTCGATACCCGTCTGCTGTTGCTGGTTTGTTGATCATTGCCATATTGGTTGGTATTTCGATTTATGCTCCCATCTCGATGCCGTATAGCGAGGCAATTCGATTGTGGCGCGGCGGCGTGGGGGTATGGGAGGATAACCCGCGTTTGGCTCCCCCTGTATGGACCAACCTGTTCCGCAGTGTGGATCTGCCCGCCACCATCGTTCTGAACAGCCGGGATGCGGATGATGAACGGTCGAACAAAACTGTGGAAACCATTTCGTCGGGTAAGAGCATTTCCATCGATTTTACATTTGATTATTCTTACGACGGTTTCCCGCAGGAGATCGTTTTGCTGTTCACATCAAAGTATGCTGAAAAATCCCCCTTTGTCGGCTTGACCTGGGTTAAGCCGGATGGTACGGAAGTCAATCTGGGCAATTTTTCACTCAAGCCTTCTCAGGGATACTACGCGTCGCAGGATGACCGCCTGAAGCGCAGGCTCGGCGGACTCAACCCCCAGGAAGGCTTGTTCATGGACCTCACTGTGGAGACGCCGGTTCCCATAGCTGCTCCCGGAACCTACCACTTGCGTGTTGACGGTGTCGCATTTGAGGAAGATTCTGATTTTGATGTCAAAGTTGTCATGTACGGAAAGGTACACGGCATTGCCGGGACGGATCATCTGCGCCGCGATTTGACGGTCGCCCTATTGTGGGGAACGCCGATCGCGCTGGCGTTCGGTCTGCTGGCAGCCTTGGGCACATCTTTGACGACGATGATCATTGCCGGTATCGGAACCTGGTATGGCGGATGGGTGGATACTCTTATTCAACGCATTACAAATGTCAACCTGGTTTTGCCCTTCCTGTCCATCCTCATCATGGTCGGCACCTTCTATTCCCGCAGTATTTGGTTAATGCTGGGGGTCACCATCCTGTTGAGTATTTTTGGCGGTGCGATCCTCACATACCGCGCGATATTCCTCCAAACCCGCGAATCACCGTACATCGAAGCTGCCCAATCCTACGGCGCGAGCGACTGGCGTATCATCATTCGCTACCTGGTCCCCCGCATCGTGCCTCTTTTGTTGCCGCAGCTTGTTGTCTTGATCCCGACCTTTGTGTTCCTGGAGGCTTCTCTGGCGGTTCTTGGCTTGGGTGATCCCGTCCTGCCGACCTGGGGCAAGATCATCAACGACGCCCAAAGCAATGGCGCCTTATATCAAGGGCATTACTACTGGGTGATCCAGCCTGCCGTTTTACTGATGATTACTGGACTCGCATTTTCCATGTTGGGCTTTGCGCTTGACCGTGTCTTTAATCCACGCTTACGAGGGCAATAA
- the glmU gene encoding bifunctional UDP-N-acetylglucosamine diphosphorylase/glucosamine-1-phosphate N-acetyltransferase GlmU, translating to MKITAIILAAGQGTRMKSSLPKVLHPVVGKPMLWHALRAIQQSTTEKPVVVVGHGADEVKAWLGESAQTVLQEPQLGTAHAVMQAESLLKGKTDLVVVCYADMPLLRGETLQQLVETQKKNSGPISMLTVVADDPRGFGRIIRKTDGSVDAIVEEYVATPEQLQVKELNVGGYCFDANWLWGALHRIPKNPKKGEYYLTDAVELATQDGLSVQATVMDDLEETIGVNTRIHLAEVEAAMRRRINEKHMLNGVTVIDPASTYIEADVTIGKDTTLMPNTYLYGKTEIGEGNLIGPNTIIRDTKIGNRCKILASVLEGAVLEDDVDMGPFARLRKGAHLGNHVHMGNFGEVKDSYLAEGVKMGHFSYIGNAQIGINTNIGAGTITCNYDGEKKHATEIGEDVFIGSDTMLVAPLKIGDGARTGAGAVVTKNVADDTLVVGMPARAIKKLERKAKKK from the coding sequence ATGAAAATAACCGCCATCATCCTTGCCGCCGGGCAGGGTACCCGCATGAAATCATCCCTGCCGAAAGTATTACATCCCGTTGTTGGAAAGCCCATGCTCTGGCATGCCTTGCGCGCCATCCAGCAATCCACCACCGAGAAACCCGTCGTAGTGGTGGGACATGGCGCAGACGAGGTCAAAGCCTGGTTGGGCGAATCAGCCCAAACGGTCCTGCAGGAGCCGCAGCTTGGTACGGCACATGCGGTCATGCAGGCGGAGTCTCTGCTCAAAGGAAAGACGGATCTCGTCGTCGTCTGCTATGCCGACATGCCTTTGTTGCGCGGTGAGACGTTACAGCAACTGGTGGAGACGCAAAAAAAGAACAGCGGACCGATCTCGATGCTGACCGTCGTTGCCGACGACCCGCGCGGGTTCGGGCGCATCATCCGCAAGACGGACGGTTCGGTGGATGCCATTGTGGAGGAGTATGTCGCCACGCCCGAACAGTTGCAGGTCAAGGAGTTGAACGTCGGCGGTTATTGCTTCGATGCGAATTGGTTGTGGGGCGCTCTGCATCGCATCCCGAAGAATCCCAAGAAGGGCGAATACTATCTGACCGATGCGGTCGAACTGGCGACCCAAGACGGTTTGTCCGTCCAAGCCACGGTGATGGACGATCTCGAAGAGACCATCGGCGTAAACACCCGCATCCATCTCGCGGAAGTGGAAGCCGCCATGCGGCGGCGCATCAACGAGAAACACATGCTCAACGGCGTGACGGTGATCGACCCCGCTTCCACCTACATCGAAGCGGATGTGACCATCGGGAAGGATACGACCCTCATGCCAAATACTTACCTGTATGGCAAGACCGAGATTGGCGAGGGAAACTTAATCGGACCGAACACGATCATCCGTGACACAAAAATTGGGAATCGCTGTAAGATTCTCGCATCCGTTCTTGAAGGCGCAGTGCTCGAAGATGACGTGGATATGGGTCCGTTTGCACGATTGAGAAAAGGAGCGCACCTTGGCAACCACGTCCACATGGGGAATTTCGGTGAAGTGAAGGATTCGTATCTTGCCGAAGGCGTGAAGATGGGACATTTCTCGTACATCGGCAACGCGCAGATCGGCATCAATACCAACATCGGCGCAGGGACCATCACCTGTAATTATGACGGCGAAAAGAAACACGCCACCGAGATCGGCGAAGATGTCTTTATTGGTTCGGATACCATGTTGGTCGCGCCGTTGAAAATTGGTGACGGCGCGCGGACAGGCGCAGGCGCGGTGGTGACTAAAAATGTGGCGGACGATACACTTGTGGTCGGCATGCCCGCCCGCGCGATCAAAAAATTGGAACGAAAAGCAAAGAAGAAATAG
- a CDS encoding ABC transporter ATP-binding protein encodes MTSKEKNLLRVKNLRLHFRTEKGPVQAVDGVDFDLDYNRAVVILGESGCGKSSLAKAILRLLPRNVETYDGSILFEDDDVMKLSDEEYRQNVRWVAMSIVPQAAMNALNPVIRVGEQVAEPAMIHLGLSKQEALQSALKMFQHVGVPSDFIDRYPFELSGGMRQRVAIAMALVTSPNLIILDEPTSALDVLTQANIFNVLKRIKKMLGTSFVLITHDIATSSELADDVAVMYAGQIVEVSDARRFFEQPLHPYSQKLMASVPRLRQEKDPEFIVGQPPSLLNLPIGCRFAERCPKRFEKCTEDPPTIEKDGRKVRCWLYA; translated from the coding sequence ATGACTTCAAAGGAAAAGAACTTACTTCGTGTTAAAAATTTGCGGCTTCACTTTCGTACGGAGAAAGGACCGGTTCAGGCAGTAGATGGTGTTGACTTTGACTTGGACTACAACCGTGCGGTTGTGATCCTGGGCGAATCTGGTTGTGGGAAAAGTTCCCTGGCGAAAGCCATCCTGCGTCTGTTGCCCCGCAATGTGGAAACATACGACGGTTCCATCCTCTTCGAAGACGACGATGTTATGAAACTTTCGGATGAGGAATACCGGCAGAATGTCCGCTGGGTTGCCATGTCAATTGTGCCGCAGGCAGCCATGAACGCCCTCAATCCGGTCATTCGCGTCGGCGAGCAGGTTGCAGAGCCTGCGATGATCCACCTCGGCTTGAGCAAGCAGGAAGCGCTTCAATCGGCGCTCAAAATGTTCCAGCATGTGGGCGTCCCTTCTGATTTCATCGACCGCTACCCGTTCGAGTTGAGCGGCGGGATGCGCCAGCGTGTGGCGATTGCCATGGCTTTGGTGACATCCCCCAACCTCATTATTCTTGATGAGCCCACCTCCGCATTGGATGTGTTGACCCAGGCAAATATATTCAACGTGCTGAAGCGCATCAAAAAGATGCTCGGCACCAGTTTCGTGCTGATCACTCATGACATTGCCACGTCGAGTGAACTGGCGGATGATGTTGCAGTCATGTACGCCGGGCAGATCGTGGAAGTCAGCGATGCCAGGCGTTTCTTCGAACAGCCCCTGCATCCCTACTCCCAAAAGTTGATGGCTAGCGTCCCCCGCCTGAGGCAGGAGAAGGATCCGGAATTCATTGTTGGGCAGCCGCCGAGTTTGCTGAACCTCCCGATCGGTTGTAGGTTTGCCGAACGCTGCCCGAAACGCTTTGAAAAATGCACGGAAGATCCGCCGACCATTGAAAAAGACGGCCGCAAAGTCAGATGCTGGTTGTATGCATAG
- a CDS encoding ABC transporter ATP-binding protein: MSEVNTKTAAAERVADANEKDNLLEIRGLRVWFELRRFGFGHAGYVRAVDGVNFDLARGEAIAVVGESGCGKSSLMKTILGLNKPTEGNITFDGNKMENFSRSAMRWYHSSVGYVQQDPYGALPPFMSIMRILEEPLIINGVKDKAERERRIRKALEEVKMTPQDDFLPKFPHMLSGGQQQRIVIARAMIMEPKLLVADEPVSMLDASVRVEILKLLRGLQKSHNLSVIYITHDLATVSYFSERIFVMYAGQLVEKANVNQLLHNPLHPYTHALLAATSDPDADNAETYRELPPGEPPSLVNPPKGCHFHPRCSKAIQGLCEVEEPPDFEPEPGHLVACWLYK; encoded by the coding sequence ATGAGTGAAGTGAACACGAAAACAGCAGCCGCCGAACGCGTGGCTGATGCGAATGAGAAAGATAACCTGCTTGAGATTCGAGGACTGCGGGTCTGGTTCGAGTTGCGCCGTTTTGGTTTTGGACATGCCGGTTATGTGCGTGCTGTCGACGGCGTGAACTTTGACTTGGCGCGCGGGGAGGCGATTGCTGTCGTAGGTGAAAGTGGTTGTGGAAAATCGAGCCTGATGAAAACCATTTTGGGCTTGAATAAACCCACCGAAGGCAATATCACCTTTGACGGAAATAAGATGGAAAATTTCAGCCGTTCAGCCATGCGCTGGTATCACTCCAGTGTGGGCTACGTGCAACAGGACCCCTACGGGGCATTGCCGCCCTTCATGTCCATCATGCGTATTCTCGAGGAACCTTTGATTATCAACGGCGTCAAGGACAAGGCGGAGCGTGAGCGCCGCATCCGCAAGGCGTTGGAAGAAGTCAAAATGACCCCACAGGATGACTTCCTACCCAAATTCCCGCACATGTTGAGCGGCGGACAGCAGCAGCGCATCGTGATCGCCCGAGCCATGATCATGGAGCCCAAACTCCTCGTTGCGGACGAGCCGGTTTCCATGCTGGATGCATCCGTTCGCGTGGAAATTCTCAAGCTCCTGCGCGGTCTGCAAAAATCCCACAACCTTTCGGTGATCTACATCACCCACGACCTTGCCACCGTCAGTTATTTCTCAGAGCGTATTTTCGTCATGTACGCGGGTCAGTTGGTGGAAAAGGCAAATGTGAACCAGCTTTTGCACAATCCATTGCACCCGTATACCCATGCGCTTCTCGCCGCCACATCCGACCCGGATGCGGATAATGCCGAGACCTACCGCGAACTGCCTCCTGGTGAACCGCCAAGCTTGGTGAACCCGCCCAAAGGCTGCCATTTCCACCCGCGCTGTTCCAAAGCCATTCAAGGGCTTTGCGAAGTGGAGGAACCACCGGATTTTGAACCCGAACCCGGGCATCTGGTTGCTTGCTGGTTGTATAAATGA
- a CDS encoding dipeptide ABC transporter ATP-binding protein: MNTTTSSTQGSPDLLVVNNLTKHFPVRSGILQRISAWVQAVDKVSFSVKRGETLGMVGESGCGKTTIGRAVLRLVEPTAGEISFDGRNILKMSNRELKPLRRDMQIIFQDPYASLNPRIPIGEAVMEGLHIHRIGRPKERWEIALNMLKKVGLEEYHARRYPHEFSGGQRQRIGIARALALNPKFIVCDEPVSALDVSIQSQVLNILKDLQGEFGLTYLFIAHNLSVVEHISDRVAVMYLGKMVELTDRESLYREPLHPYTRALLSAIPKPHPDFKRERTILKGDVPSPLNPPKGCRFHTRCPIAVDKCSQEEPAFKEIRPGHWVACWLAE, from the coding sequence ATGAATACTACAACCAGCTCAACTCAGGGAAGCCCGGATTTATTGGTGGTAAATAATCTTACAAAGCATTTCCCCGTTCGTTCGGGGATATTGCAGCGTATATCTGCCTGGGTGCAGGCGGTGGACAAGGTCAGTTTTTCGGTGAAGCGCGGTGAGACGCTGGGCATGGTGGGCGAATCAGGCTGCGGGAAGACCACGATCGGGCGTGCCGTCCTGCGCCTGGTGGAACCGACTGCGGGCGAGATTTCCTTCGATGGGCGGAACATCCTTAAGATGAGCAATCGGGAACTCAAGCCCCTGCGCCGCGATATGCAGATCATCTTTCAAGACCCCTACGCATCCCTCAATCCACGCATACCGATCGGCGAAGCGGTGATGGAAGGCTTGCATATCCATAGGATCGGCAGGCCCAAGGAACGCTGGGAGATCGCTCTTAATATGCTCAAGAAGGTTGGCTTGGAGGAATACCATGCCCGCCGCTATCCGCACGAATTTTCCGGCGGACAGCGCCAGCGCATCGGCATCGCCCGCGCCCTGGCTCTCAACCCGAAATTTATCGTCTGCGATGAACCGGTATCCGCGCTGGATGTATCCATTCAATCGCAGGTCTTGAACATTCTCAAGGATCTGCAGGGCGAATTTGGACTTACCTACCTTTTCATTGCGCACAACCTCAGTGTCGTGGAGCATATTTCCGACCGCGTTGCCGTGATGTATTTGGGCAAAATGGTGGAGCTTACTGACCGCGAATCGTTATACCGGGAACCGCTTCACCCATACACGCGGGCTCTCCTCTCTGCCATTCCCAAGCCTCACCCGGATTTTAAGCGGGAGCGCACCATCCTCAAAGGCGATGTGCCCAGCCCGCTCAACCCGCCCAAGGGCTGCCGCTTTCATACGCGCTGTCCCATCGCAGTGGATAAGTGTTCGCAGGAGGAGCCGGCGTTCAAGGAAATCCGCCCCGGTCACTGGGTGGCTTGCTGGCTTGCAGAATAG
- a CDS encoding ABC transporter substrate-binding protein — protein MPTRTPPPPGLSSLTVCLGQEPNSLYPFGELNAAARTVLAAVYNGPIDAVSYEYQPVILAQLPSLENGEAQIVRTQVQVGDQIVDADGNLVSLAAGMQVRPAECREDDCVITYDGTTPLEMDQMIVNFHLRPDLAWSDGALLTAEDSIYSFEIQSETDVNSYLIERTEVYEIADAQTLQWWGVPGFIDPTYFTNFWAPAPRHLWSQFSADELASVDIASRVPAGWGPFMIEEWVPGDRITLTKNPYYFRAMDGYPKIDMLSFRFTPDPDLALSELIAGRCDILDPSINLDNHVGLLQEMQSSEQAQIFHANGMSIEWLGLGLVPASYDDGFDAARDRPNLFADQYTRQGIAYCLDRQSVVQNVLYGLTTVPTTYVPPGHPVFDSNIEPIPHDPDAGVSLLEQAGWRDSDDDPSTPRRAVNVRNVPFNTELQLTYYTAASTQRRQVVEIIRDSLAECGVGLVVQYVSQSDLYAPGPEGVLFGRDFELAQYGLGVNAIEPPCNWFTSMEIPSSENSWIGVNVTGFRNDEYDSACLAARSSLRDEQAYLNSYRQTQIILADELPAIPLFYRLRIAAARPDVCHFDLDPTANPLWNMEAIAVGDTCQK, from the coding sequence TTGCCAACGCGCACTCCGCCTCCCCCAGGGTTGAGTTCACTGACGGTGTGTCTGGGGCAGGAACCGAACAGCCTCTACCCATTCGGTGAACTGAATGCCGCCGCGCGGACGGTCCTGGCAGCCGTCTACAATGGACCGATTGACGCGGTCAGTTATGAATATCAGCCGGTCATACTCGCACAACTGCCTTCATTGGAGAACGGCGAGGCGCAAATTGTCAGGACGCAGGTGCAAGTTGGAGATCAGATCGTGGATGCGGACGGGAACCTCGTCTCGTTGGCGGCAGGGATGCAGGTGCGTCCCGCCGAATGTCGTGAGGATGATTGTGTCATTACGTATGATGGCACAACACCGCTTGAGATGGATCAGATGATCGTCAATTTCCATTTGCGGCCCGATCTGGCATGGTCGGACGGCGCTTTGCTCACCGCCGAGGACTCGATCTACTCATTCGAGATCCAATCGGAGACGGACGTGAATTCCTATCTGATCGAGCGCACCGAAGTGTACGAGATCGCCGACGCGCAAACCCTGCAATGGTGGGGCGTTCCCGGTTTTATCGACCCGACCTATTTCACGAATTTCTGGGCTCCCGCTCCACGCCACTTGTGGAGCCAGTTCTCGGCGGATGAACTGGCGTCTGTGGATATCGCCTCCCGCGTGCCGGCGGGCTGGGGTCCTTTCATGATCGAGGAATGGGTGCCGGGGGATCGCATCACATTGACAAAGAACCCGTACTACTTCCGGGCGATGGATGGCTACCCAAAAATTGACATGCTCTCCTTCCGCTTCACCCCGGACCCGGACCTGGCTCTGAGTGAATTGATCGCAGGTCGCTGCGACATTCTCGACCCATCCATCAATCTGGATAATCACGTGGGCTTGTTGCAGGAAATGCAGTCATCCGAGCAGGCGCAGATCTTCCACGCCAATGGCATGAGCATTGAATGGCTGGGACTTGGTCTTGTGCCCGCCTCCTACGATGACGGCTTTGACGCTGCAAGAGACCGCCCAAATCTTTTTGCTGACCAATACACCCGTCAGGGAATCGCCTATTGTCTCGACCGGCAATCGGTTGTTCAAAATGTGCTGTATGGGTTGACCACCGTCCCAACGACGTATGTTCCGCCCGGACATCCGGTTTTCGATTCGAATATTGAGCCGATTCCCCACGATCCTGATGCGGGTGTTTCACTTCTCGAACAGGCAGGCTGGCGTGATTCAGATGACGATCCGTCCACGCCGCGCCGCGCTGTGAACGTCCGCAACGTGCCGTTCAATACCGAACTTCAACTGACGTATTACACCGCGGCATCCACCCAGCGTAGGCAGGTGGTGGAGATCATCAGGGATTCGCTTGCTGAATGCGGTGTTGGGCTTGTCGTGCAATATGTATCGCAGAGCGATCTTTATGCGCCCGGTCCCGAAGGTGTTCTGTTTGGGCGCGACTTTGAACTTGCCCAATACGGTCTTGGCGTGAATGCGATCGAACCTCCCTGCAATTGGTTTACCAGCATGGAGATCCCTTCCAGCGAAAACTCATGGATCGGCGTGAATGTAACGGGCTTTCGCAATGACGAGTACGATTCCGCCTGCCTTGCTGCGCGATCCTCCCTGCGGGATGAGCAGGCATATCTCAATTCGTATCGTCAAACACAGATCATCCTTGCAGATGAACTTCCGGCAATCCCGCTGTTTTACCGTCTGCGGATCGCCGCCGCCCGCCCGGATGTCTGCCATTTTGACCTTGATCCGACTGCCAATCCCCTCTGGAATATGGAAGCGATTGCTGTCGGTGACACCTGTCAAAAGTGA